The nucleotide sequence TGATCGCGGGGGGCGGCGGCGTGTCGGGCCGGACGGCTCCGTTCACGCGCGCCGACCTGCGCTGGCTCGGCCGCGTGACCTTCGGGGTCGACAGCCAGATCGTGGGGTCGTACCGCAAGCTCGGACGCGAGAAATTCCTCGACGCGCAGCTGCATCCACCCAAGGACGATCCCGGCGGGCTGCACGCGGCGATCGCGGCGCTGACCATCTCGCAGAAAGGGGCCGACGCGCGCGTCTTCGAGATCCGTCAGGAAAACCAGCGGATCAACGCGCTCGGGTCCGACGAGGAGAAGCAGAAGGCGCGGATGGCGCTCAATCAGGCCGCCAACCTCGCCGTCTACGAGACGGCGCGGCGTCACCTCATGCGTGCGATCGACTCCCCCTGGCAGTTGCGCGAGGAAATGACCTGGTTCTGGATGAACCACTTCAGCGTGTTCTCGGGGAAGGGCAACGTCCGCTACACGCTCGCCGACTACGAGGAGCAGGCGGTCCGCCCCCACGCCCTCGGGAAGTTCCGCGATCTCGTGCTGGCCACCGCAACGTCGCCGGCGATGCTCGAGTATCTCGACAACGCGCAGAGCGCCGCCAATCGCATCAACGAGAACTACGCGCGCGAACTGATGGAGTTGCACACGCTCGGCGTCAGCGGCGGCCCGAGCGGATCTCGCTACACGCAGCAGGACGTGCAGGAACTGGCGCGGGTGCTGACCGGCCTCGGGCTGGCGGCGACGCCGCAGCCGCTGAAGCTCGGGCCGCAGCTGGCGCCGCTCTACGTGCGGCAGGGACTGTTCGAGTTCAATCCGTCGCGCCACGATCGCAACACGAAGACGGTCCTCGGCGAAAAGATCGCCGGCAAGGGCATGGACGAAGTGGAGACCGCGGTCACGCTGCTCTGCCGGCAGCCGGCGACCGCCCGGTTCATCAGCGCGAAGCTCGCGACCTATTTCGTCGCCGACGATCCCCCGCCCGCGCTCGTCGATCGCATGGCGCGGACGTTCGAGAAGACCGACGGCGACATCGCCGCGGTGCTGCGGGTCATGTTCCTCGACAAGGAGTTCCTGGCGGCGCTCGCAGACGACGCGGGCGGGCATCGCGAGCGGGCGACAAAGTTCAAAGATCCGATGACGTTCGTCGTCTCGTCGGTCCGACTCGCCTATGAAGACAAGGCGCTGACCAACTATCACCCTCTTGTCGGCTGGCTGCAGCAGCTCGGCGAGCCGTTGTACGGGCGGGTGACGCCCGACGGCTATCCGCTGGGCGAAGCCGCCTGGACCAGCTCGGGCCAGATGGTCCGTCGCTTCGAGATCGCGCGCGCGATCGGCAGCGGCAACGCCGGACTCTTCAACAACGAGGACAATTCTCCGGGCACGGCAGCCGGCTTTCCGATGCTGACCTCGCGCTTCTACTACGACGCGATCGAACCGTCACTCGGACCGCGCACGCGTGCCGCGCTCGGCAAGTCCAACTCGCAGCAGGAGTGGAATACCGTATTGCTCGCGTCGCCGGACTGGATGGAACGGTGAGGAGGATCTTATGACGCTCTCACGCCGGAGCCTGCTCAAGCTCGCGCTGGCCGGTGCCGCGCACCCGCTGTTGCCCGTCCGCGGCATCGTGTCGCAGGCGTTCGCCGCGCCGGGAGCGGCTGACGCGAAATTCCTGCTGGTGTTCCTGCGCGGCGGCTACGACGCGGCCAACGTGGTGATTCCGGTGGGAAGCCCCTTCTATTACGAGTCACGCCCGACGATCGCCCTGCCGAAGCCCGACCCCGTCAATCCGCTCGCCGCCGTCGCGCTCGCGCTGCGGGACGGTTCCGCCGCGTGGGGCCTGCACCCGGCGCTCAAGGACACGATGCTGCCGCTCTGGGACAAGCAGCAGCTCGCGTTCGTCCCCTTCGCGGGCAGCGACGACCTGACGCGCAGCCACTTCGAAACGCAGGATAGCGTGGAAACCGGCATGCCGGTGGCGGCGCCCGGCGCGACGCCGCACAGCTACGGATCGGGATTCCTCAATCGTCTTGCCGCCACGCTCGACGGCGCCACGCCGGTTTCGTTCACCGACGGCCTGCCGACGGTGATGACCGGACAGGTCGTCGTGCCGAACGTGTCGCTCAAGGGCACCGGACGCTCCCCGTTCGACAACCGTCAGATGGCGATCCTTGCCGGCATGTACGAAGGCACGCGCTTCGAGCCGCTCATCGCCGAGGGCTTCGACCTGCGCAAGACCGTCGCCGAGCAGGCGGAGATGATGAACACCGGCAGCATGGCGGCCGAGATGCAGGCCGCCAACTGTAACGCGATCACCGCCAAGGGCTTCGAGCTCGAGGCGCGGCGGATGGCCGGCCTGATGAAGGACAAGTTCGACATCGCGTTCATCGACGTCGGCGGCTGGGACACGCACGTCAACCAGGGCAACGGTCAGGGCCAGCTCGCCAATCTGCTGCTCAGCCTCGGCCAGGGACTCGCCGGGTTCGCCGAGCAGATGGGTCCCGCGTGGTCGCGGACGGTGGTCGTCGTGATCTCGGAGTTCGGCCGCACGTTCCGTGAGAACGGCACGCGCGGCACCGATCACGGCCACGGCAGCGTCTACTGGGTCCTGGGGGGCGCGGTGCAGGGCGGACGGCTGGCTGGCGAGCAGGTCGCCGTGACACCGCAGGGGCTCAACCAGAACCGCGACTGGCCGGTGACGACGGAATACCGCGCCATGCTGGGCGGCCTGTTCCGGCGCATCTACTCGATGGACACCGGCCGGCTGTCGCAGGTCTTCCCCGATGCGGTACCGCGCGACCTGGGCTTGATCTGATCGCCCGGTGCATAATCGGCGGCGTGCGCCGCGTCGCCTTGCCGAGCCTGGCGCTCGTCTGCCTGTTCGCGCCGACTCAGGCATTCGCCCAGTCGGTCGCCTGGGTTCGCACCGATCCGCTCGTCCTGCCGTCGACGGCGACCGGCACGGTCCGCTTCGAGGCGGCCGTGAGCGGCAGCCCGTCCCGGGTATCACTGGCACTGACGGCCGGCAGCATCGATCTTCATGACGATGGCAGCAACGGGGACGCGAACGCCGGCGACGGCGTCTTCACCGTCACTGTTCCGGCATCGACGGTGGCGGCGCAGATGCAGCCTGACGACGTGCAGCGCGTGTTCGTCGGCTTTCTCGACGTCTTCGGCGGCGCCACCCGGGTCCTGCGCGCCAACGTGTTCGTCGACGTCTACACGCCGGACATCCCGCAGGTCCCGATCGCGGTGCTGGCCGGCGATGTTCAGGCAACCGATCGTCTCGTCAACGTGGTCGATAGTGCATTTCTGACCGACGGCAACGTAAAGCGAATCGCGCAGACCTTCTATCGCTACTACAGCGACAGTTTCGACTTCCTCAGCATCGTCTCGACTCCGTCGCGCTTCCAGAATCGCAGTCACGCGACGGTGAGCAATGGCGTGCAGGGGATCGGCGAAACCCGCATCGACACGTCGGCCGAGTACCGCTCATCGGGCCGACTTCTCGGATATTCGAGGTTTCCGGTTACGAGCTTGTACGACGGCGCCAGCGTCGGCTATTCCCACGAGACCGCGCACCAGTGGGTGAACTTCCTGAACTTTGCGCCATACGCCTCCGGCATTCCGCACTGGCCGGTATCGTCGATGGCGACTGGAGTGATGGGCTTCAGCATCGGCGGCAGCGGCGGCGAGGGAGGCTCGTTCCCATGCCGCATCGTCGACGACGGAACGACGGTGCAGTTGTTCGGCCTACCGCAGACGGAGTCGCCGGTCTTCAACGATGTCGACCTCTATCTGATGGGTCTGCTGCCCGCATCGGCGGTGCGCCCACAGGTGGTGTTCACCGGCGTGACGTCTCCTCCCTCGTGCACCGGCCAGGTCTACGCCGGGGCGGTCGCGCGGGTCGGCGTCGATGCCATCGTCGCCGGGGCCGGTCAGCGGGTTCCCGACGCGTCGACGTCGCCGAAGCAGTTCCGCGCCGCGACGATTCTCGTTTCGCGTGACGGCCTCGTCAGCAGCGAGACCATGTGGCTGTACTCCTGGCTCACGGCGCGCGCCGAGCTGCAGGCGTCGGCGCCGATTCACGAGGGCCTCGTCAAGGCGATCGGCAACCCGTTCTTCGTCGCGACCGGCGGGCGCGCGTCGATCGATACGCGGCTGGTCGACTCGGCGGACTTCTCGCTGCAGCCGGCGCAGGCCACGGTGACGGTGCCAAAGGGCACGCCGGCGACGTTCCGCATCAGCGTGCTTCCGACGCACGCGTCGTTCGACCAGCCGGTATCGCTGGCGTGCGGCACGCTGCCGTCGCCTCTAGCGTGTGCGTTCGAGCCCTCGCAGGCCACCCCTGGCGCGGCGGGAGCCGACGTGACGTTGACGGTGACGACTGCCGTTCCGGTCGAGGCGAGCGCGGCTGCGCCGATCGGGGCGTTCATCACCATCGTGGCGCTGGCGCTCGCAAGCGCGCGTGCCCGAGTGCGGGTGACAGTGCCCGCGATCGCCGCGCTGATCGTCGCCGGATGCGGCGGAGCCAAGACGCCCTCGCCGCAGCCGGCACAGCCGGCGCCAGCTACCTCGACGACCTACACCATCGCGGTCACCGGCACGTCGGGATCGTTGCTGCACTCGACGAACCTGACGCTGACCGTGCAGTAAGACCGTCGCAGGACGAGGCGACCGCGGCGCGGGGTACCGCGTTGCGGCGATCAGCGGCCGGGCACCCACGCCATCCCGTCGGGCCCTCGCCCGGTGTCGATCGTCCGTACGACCGTGAGCGTCTTCAGATCGACGACCGCAATGTGGTTCTCGGCGTTGACGGCCACGTAGGCGTAGCCGCCGTCGGGCGGCATCAGGATCCCTTCGCTGCCCTTGCCCGCCGGGATCTTCTTCGTCACCGTGCGCGTGCCGACGTCGATCACCAGCACTTCTCCCGCCTCGTCGTCACTGATCAGCACGGTCTTGCCGTCCGGCGTGAATTTCAGGCGGTTCGAAACCTTCGTGTGTACGTCGATGGTCTCGATGACCTTCTTCTGGTCGAGATCGACGATCGAGACGCCGCCGTCGCGTGAGTGGGCGGCCCACACCTGGCGTCCGTCAGGCGACACGTCGAACCCTTCCGGACCGCGTCCGACCGCGACGACCGCTTCGTTCCACGCCAGCGCGTTGGCGCCGCGCTCGTAGATCGTCAGGCTGTTCGATCCGATGTTGCAGGTCACCATCTTCGTGGCGTCGTGATTCACCCAGATCATGTGCGTGCCGGCCTGGCCGCTGCCGAGCAGCCAGTCGATGGTGTTGGAGCCGGGATCGTAGCGACCGATGATGCGATTGGTCTCCGCGGTGAAGTAGAGGCCGCCATTCCGGACGAACAGCCCGTGCGGACGCCGCAGCGGACTGACGTCCACGCGCCGCAGCTCCTTCATCGTGGTCAGATCGATCACCGAGATCGTGCTGCCGGGCGTCTGCGCGCCGTAGTTGGCGGCGAACGCCATCCTGCCGTCTTCCGAGACCGCCGCTTCGTGCGGCGCCTCCCCGGTCGGGACGGTCCCGAGCGTCCTGCCGGTGGCGGGATCGATGACGGCGAGGGTCGCGTCATCCTTGTTCAGGACGATCAGCCGAGGCCCCACGGCGCGGCCGGGCGGCTGCAGGGCCACGACGAGCAGCAGGGCGAGGATCAGGCGGGTCATGCGGGGATCTTAGCCGGGACTGATACAATTGCGGGCTATGCCGATGTTCGAGTACGCGTGCCAGGGATGCGGCCGTGCATTCGAGGCCTTCGTGACGTCCGCTCGGAGTCCGGTCTGCCCGTCGTGCGGGAGCGCCGAGCTCCAGAAGCTGCTGTCGTCGCCGGGCATGGTCGGAATGGCCGGCCGCAAGGAAACCGAGGCGTTCGGCGGGTGTCGCGCGCAAGGCGGGCACTGCGGCTGTTCGCACAACCCTTCGCTCAATTAAGCGCTCCGGCGTCATCCCTCCCGGCTCCCGCGGATGACGCGGAACCGCACCGCTGGAACAAGGAGAGCATGACAATGGCCACGCCAATCGAGCAACGCGGTTACGCCCGCCCCGATGCGCTCGTCTCGACCGAGTGGGTCGAGCAGCATCTCAAGGATCCCAAGGTCCGCCTGATCGAGTCCAACGAGGACACGCTGCTCTATGCCTCGGGTCACGTCCCGGGCGCGGTACACGTCGACTGGACGTCGGACCTGAACGATCAGATTCGGCGCGACTACATCACCCGCGCCGGATTCGAGGCGCTGATGTCGAAAATCGGCGCGACCAGGGACACCACCGTGGTCTTCTACGGCGACAAGAACAACTGGTGGGCGTGCTACGCGTTCTGGGTGTTCCAGCTGTTCGGCCACACCAACGCGAAAGTCATGGACGGCGGCCGCGTGAAGTGGCTCAAGGAGAACCGCGAGACGTCGCGCGACGTGCCGTCGTATCCGGCGACCGCCTACACCTCGTCCGAGCGCAACGACGCGCCGATCCGCGCCTACCGCGCAGAGGTGCTGGCGCACCTCGAGAAGCAGGGGCAGCTCGTGGACGTGCGCAGCCCGGAGGAATACGCCGGCACGCGCATGCACATGCCCGACTACCCGAACGAAGGGGCGCTGCGCGGCGGCCACATCCCCGGCGCGAAGAGCGTCCCCTGGGCCAAGGCGATCAATGCCGAAGACGGCACGTTCAAGACGGCCGACGAACTGAAAAAGCTCTACCAGGAAGACAACAAGCTGACCCCCGAGAAGGAGACGATCGCCTACTGCCGCATCGGCGAGCGCAGCAGCCACACCTGGTTCGCGCTGACCTACCTCCTCGGCTTCAAGAACGTCCGCAATTACGACGGCTCGTGGACGGAGTGGGGCAATCTCGTCGGCGTGCCGATCGAAAAGTGACCCTCGCTTGCGAGATCGGGTGATCGGTGATCGGAGTGCCGCCCAAGCTGCAGCAGGTGATCGAGATGTTCCAGATGTTCGATCCGGCGGACCGGACGGGCATGCTGCTGTCGTACGCGGACCAATTCAAGGAAGTGCCGCCGTCGGTGGCGACGCGGCCCTTCCACAAGTCGCATCAGGTGCCGCAATGCGAGTCGGACGCCTACGTGTGGGCGCTGAAGCAGGCGGACGGCACGCTGAAGCTGTATTTCGCGGTCGAGAATCCCTCCGGCATTTCCGCGAAAGCGCTGGCGGCGATTCTCGACAAGACACTCTCAGGGCTGCCGCCCTCCGACATCGTCAAGGT is from Vicinamibacterales bacterium and encodes:
- a CDS encoding sulfurtransferase, whose amino-acid sequence is MATPIEQRGYARPDALVSTEWVEQHLKDPKVRLIESNEDTLLYASGHVPGAVHVDWTSDLNDQIRRDYITRAGFEALMSKIGATRDTTVVFYGDKNNWWACYAFWVFQLFGHTNAKVMDGGRVKWLKENRETSRDVPSYPATAYTSSERNDAPIRAYRAEVLAHLEKQGQLVDVRSPEEYAGTRMHMPDYPNEGALRGGHIPGAKSVPWAKAINAEDGTFKTADELKKLYQEDNKLTPEKETIAYCRIGERSSHTWFALTYLLGFKNVRNYDGSWTEWGNLVGVPIEK
- a CDS encoding zinc ribbon domain-containing protein codes for the protein MPMFEYACQGCGRAFEAFVTSARSPVCPSCGSAELQKLLSSPGMVGMAGRKETEAFGGCRAQGGHCGCSHNPSLN
- a CDS encoding DUF1800 domain-containing protein, producing MRQVSVIGLLAAALIAGGGGVSGRTAPFTRADLRWLGRVTFGVDSQIVGSYRKLGREKFLDAQLHPPKDDPGGLHAAIAALTISQKGADARVFEIRQENQRINALGSDEEKQKARMALNQAANLAVYETARRHLMRAIDSPWQLREEMTWFWMNHFSVFSGKGNVRYTLADYEEQAVRPHALGKFRDLVLATATSPAMLEYLDNAQSAANRINENYARELMELHTLGVSGGPSGSRYTQQDVQELARVLTGLGLAATPQPLKLGPQLAPLYVRQGLFEFNPSRHDRNTKTVLGEKIAGKGMDEVETAVTLLCRQPATARFISAKLATYFVADDPPPALVDRMARTFEKTDGDIAAVLRVMFLDKEFLAALADDAGGHRERATKFKDPMTFVVSSVRLAYEDKALTNYHPLVGWLQQLGEPLYGRVTPDGYPLGEAAWTSSGQMVRRFEIARAIGSGNAGLFNNEDNSPGTAAGFPMLTSRFYYDAIEPSLGPRTRAALGKSNSQQEWNTVLLASPDWMER
- a CDS encoding DUF1501 domain-containing protein; its protein translation is MTLSRRSLLKLALAGAAHPLLPVRGIVSQAFAAPGAADAKFLLVFLRGGYDAANVVIPVGSPFYYESRPTIALPKPDPVNPLAAVALALRDGSAAWGLHPALKDTMLPLWDKQQLAFVPFAGSDDLTRSHFETQDSVETGMPVAAPGATPHSYGSGFLNRLAATLDGATPVSFTDGLPTVMTGQVVVPNVSLKGTGRSPFDNRQMAILAGMYEGTRFEPLIAEGFDLRKTVAEQAEMMNTGSMAAEMQAANCNAITAKGFELEARRMAGLMKDKFDIAFIDVGGWDTHVNQGNGQGQLANLLLSLGQGLAGFAEQMGPAWSRTVVVVISEFGRTFRENGTRGTDHGHGSVYWVLGGAVQGGRLAGEQVAVTPQGLNQNRDWPVTTEYRAMLGGLFRRIYSMDTGRLSQVFPDAVPRDLGLI
- a CDS encoding SufE family protein, whose translation is MIGVPPKLQQVIEMFQMFDPADRTGMLLSYADQFKEVPPSVATRPFHKSHQVPQCESDAYVWALKQADGTLKLYFAVENPSGISAKALAAILDKTLSGLPPSDIVKVDCGIVEQIFRQNISMGKGMGLMAMVNAVQALARAAS
- a CDS encoding beta-propeller fold lactonase family protein, translated to MTRLILALLLVVALQPPGRAVGPRLIVLNKDDATLAVIDPATGRTLGTVPTGEAPHEAAVSEDGRMAFAANYGAQTPGSTISVIDLTTMKELRRVDVSPLRRPHGLFVRNGGLYFTAETNRIIGRYDPGSNTIDWLLGSGQAGTHMIWVNHDATKMVTCNIGSNSLTIYERGANALAWNEAVVAVGRGPEGFDVSPDGRQVWAAHSRDGGVSIVDLDQKKVIETIDVHTKVSNRLKFTPDGKTVLISDDEAGEVLVIDVGTRTVTKKIPAGKGSEGILMPPDGGYAYVAVNAENHIAVVDLKTLTVVRTIDTGRGPDGMAWVPGR
- a CDS encoding choice-of-anchor X domain-containing protein codes for the protein MRRVALPSLALVCLFAPTQAFAQSVAWVRTDPLVLPSTATGTVRFEAAVSGSPSRVSLALTAGSIDLHDDGSNGDANAGDGVFTVTVPASTVAAQMQPDDVQRVFVGFLDVFGGATRVLRANVFVDVYTPDIPQVPIAVLAGDVQATDRLVNVVDSAFLTDGNVKRIAQTFYRYYSDSFDFLSIVSTPSRFQNRSHATVSNGVQGIGETRIDTSAEYRSSGRLLGYSRFPVTSLYDGASVGYSHETAHQWVNFLNFAPYASGIPHWPVSSMATGVMGFSIGGSGGEGGSFPCRIVDDGTTVQLFGLPQTESPVFNDVDLYLMGLLPASAVRPQVVFTGVTSPPSCTGQVYAGAVARVGVDAIVAGAGQRVPDASTSPKQFRAATILVSRDGLVSSETMWLYSWLTARAELQASAPIHEGLVKAIGNPFFVATGGRASIDTRLVDSADFSLQPAQATVTVPKGTPATFRISVLPTHASFDQPVSLACGTLPSPLACAFEPSQATPGAAGADVTLTVTTAVPVEASAAAPIGAFITIVALALASARARVRVTVPAIAALIVAGCGGAKTPSPQPAQPAPATSTTYTIAVTGTSGSLLHSTNLTLTVQ